A stretch of Acidovorax sp. RAC01 DNA encodes these proteins:
- a CDS encoding phosphotransferase enzyme family protein encodes MSDTLQPDAGLIPTHTTAASSSVAHWVAMHYGFTVQGCHLIRRGLNDNYALRAADGARYVARVCCIRPRGGFNIDFETALVDHLHVRGAGVAALVKCHNGQSHVSLRFPEGTRALVLFRHAEGAVPDSLDEFELTGRTLAHIHGAAHDYTGPPSRYTLDGHHLAGRTLEYLQTYPDLDPAVMDAYRELAGRLQEELADQHGCLTRVVCHGDTHGFNNHIHIGPEGNKAALFFDFDDAGPGFLAYELSVLPWSYMVRKTIREPDDILRERWAHYLRGYRCAGGCVSDDDLSALPMFVQLRHLWNMGEAVGRLHHWGTSVAPADWLKKQIEGFETWRRLDLRG; translated from the coding sequence ATGTCTGACACACTGCAACCCGACGCCGGCCTGATCCCGACCCACACCACGGCAGCCAGCAGCTCGGTGGCGCACTGGGTGGCGATGCACTACGGCTTCACGGTGCAAGGCTGCCACCTGATCCGGCGGGGCCTGAACGACAACTACGCACTGCGCGCAGCAGACGGCGCGCGCTACGTGGCGCGGGTGTGTTGCATTCGGCCACGGGGCGGCTTCAACATCGATTTCGAGACTGCGCTGGTGGACCATCTGCACGTACGCGGCGCAGGCGTGGCCGCACTGGTGAAGTGTCACAACGGGCAGAGCCATGTGTCTCTGCGTTTTCCGGAAGGAACGCGTGCCCTGGTGCTGTTCAGGCATGCCGAAGGTGCTGTGCCGGATTCGCTGGACGAATTCGAGCTCACCGGCCGCACGCTGGCGCACATCCACGGCGCAGCGCACGACTACACAGGCCCGCCCAGCCGCTACACGCTGGACGGCCACCATCTTGCCGGCAGAACCCTGGAATACCTCCAGACCTACCCCGACCTCGACCCGGCCGTAATGGATGCGTACCGCGAACTGGCGGGGCGACTGCAGGAAGAGCTGGCCGACCAGCATGGGTGCCTTACCCGCGTGGTCTGCCACGGCGACACCCATGGCTTCAACAACCACATTCATATCGGCCCGGAAGGGAACAAAGCCGCCCTGTTCTTCGACTTTGACGACGCCGGGCCGGGCTTTCTGGCGTATGAGCTCAGCGTGCTGCCCTGGTCGTACATGGTGCGCAAGACGATCAGGGAGCCCGACGACATCCTGCGCGAGCGCTGGGCGCATTACCTGCGCGGCTACCGCTGCGCAGGGGGCTGCGTCAGTGACGACGACTTGAGCGCGCTGCCGATGTTCGTGCAGCTGCGCCATTTGTGGAACATGGGCGAAGCCGTGGGACGGCTGCATCACTGGGGTACGAGCGTCGCACCCGCAGACTGGCTGAAAAAACAGATCGAAGGCTTTGAGACGTGGAGGCGGCTGGATCTGCGTGGATGA
- the hrpA gene encoding ATP-dependent RNA helicase HrpA has protein sequence MTVPAPSQTPPAPPSAARPAAPPPLVIEFPESLPVSGKRDEIMEAISKHQVVIVCGETGSGKTTQLPKIALAMGRGKCNAKPGTKGQLIGHTQPRRIAASSVAKRIAEELNTPLGDVVGFKVRFQDRLSRDASVKLMTDGILLAETQTDPLLKAYDTIIIDEAHERSLNIDFLLGYIRQILPRRPDLKVIVTSATIDADRFAKHFESAKGPAPVIMVSGRTFPVEQRYRPFEESRDYGLHEAIADGVDELWQGNAAGDILVFLPGEREIREAADHLRKHLSHQPVMRNAEVLPLFARLSQAEQDRIFDGHTGRRIVLATNVAETSLTVPGIRYVIDAGTARVKRYSFRSKVEQLLVEPISQAAANQRAGRCGRVANGICIRLYDEADFNSRPRFTDPEILRSSLAGVILRMKSLHLGDVVQFPFIEAPSGRAIADGYQLLSELGAVDDANELTPMGVELSRLPLDPRVGRMIIEARDRKALDEVLIIASALSVQDVRDRPMEAQQQADQAHAKFDDDKSEFSGYLKLWKWINEARGGAPSLPSARAQRAMAAQKAPSQAYLPVAQRSGGASPGVVSAAPAAAPAPTHKLSNRQYEQLLRQNFISIRRLREWRDIHTQLLTVVTEHKWQINTQPASYEQLHLSMLAGLLGNVGCKSDEEDWYLGARGIKFYKHPGAHLNKKPGRWIIASELVETTRLFGRGIAAIEPQWLEQIGGHLLKKQLLDPHWEKKSAEVVALERATLYGIVVYNNRRVNFGKVDPHAAREVFIREALVGGNWETRLPFLAANQKMIAKVEELEHKSRRQDVLVDDELIYAFYDQQLPPEVCSGHSFEAWYRDESKKQPDLLRLTREELMRHEAAGITTNAFPRTVRLGGVDCAASYLHEPGDARDGITVTIPLFVLNQVSDERCEWLVPGMLKDKIQALLKSLPQRPRSRFVPLPESATRLAALLGTPERFGTGSLTDVLLKQVRDETSLDVKRADFKLDMLSPHLFMNFRVVDEHGRQLGHGRNLGALKAEWGAKARGAFQALAGLKLGGSAAEAEKNESKVPPSQDGKAIVAIKSGVKGAAPSAAKPASASPSAPAGQRYTAWTFGELPELMEIKKAGQTLIGFPALIDGGDAVTIEVFDEPEVAAAKHRAGLRRLFALQIKDALKYLEKNIPDLQKMAVAYMQVGRNADGTGGGTQEELRNQIIDVALDRAFLLDPLPTDEFAFKRRMEEGRGRLTLIANEVARLASTILVEYAAAARKIKDTKNAPEATADAQQQLQRLMPKNFIAVAPWAQLAHYARYLKAITLRLDKVRADPARDAAKLAELRPQEQRYWRLVAERKGVVDGRMQELRWLLEELRVSFFAQELRTPQPVSVKRLDKLWAQVNS, from the coding sequence ATGACCGTACCAGCGCCTTCCCAGACCCCGCCCGCACCGCCTTCTGCCGCCCGCCCCGCAGCGCCACCGCCTTTGGTGATCGAGTTTCCCGAATCGCTGCCCGTCTCGGGCAAGCGCGACGAGATCATGGAGGCCATCAGCAAGCACCAGGTCGTCATCGTGTGCGGCGAAACGGGCTCGGGCAAGACCACGCAGCTGCCCAAGATCGCGCTGGCAATGGGCCGGGGCAAGTGCAATGCCAAGCCCGGCACCAAGGGCCAGCTCATCGGCCACACCCAGCCGCGCCGCATTGCCGCCAGCAGCGTGGCCAAGCGCATTGCCGAAGAGCTGAATACGCCGCTCGGTGACGTGGTGGGCTTCAAGGTGCGGTTCCAGGACCGCCTCTCGCGCGATGCCTCTGTCAAGCTGATGACCGACGGCATCTTGCTGGCCGAGACGCAGACCGACCCGCTGCTCAAGGCCTACGACACCATCATCATCGACGAGGCGCACGAACGCAGCCTCAACATCGACTTTCTGCTGGGCTACATCCGCCAGATCCTGCCGCGCCGGCCGGACCTGAAAGTCATCGTCACCTCGGCCACCATCGATGCCGACCGGTTTGCCAAGCACTTTGAAAGCGCCAAGGGTCCGGCCCCGGTCATCATGGTGTCGGGCCGTACCTTTCCGGTGGAGCAGCGCTACCGCCCTTTTGAAGAGAGCCGCGACTACGGTCTGCACGAGGCCATTGCCGACGGCGTGGATGAACTCTGGCAGGGGAATGCGGCGGGCGACATCCTGGTCTTTTTGCCGGGCGAGCGCGAGATCCGCGAGGCCGCAGACCACCTGCGCAAGCACCTGTCGCACCAGCCGGTGATGCGCAATGCCGAGGTGCTGCCGCTGTTCGCGCGGCTCAGTCAGGCCGAGCAGGACCGCATCTTTGACGGCCACACCGGCCGCCGCATCGTGCTGGCCACCAACGTGGCCGAGACATCGCTCACGGTGCCGGGCATCCGGTATGTGATTGATGCGGGCACGGCGCGCGTCAAGCGCTATTCATTCCGCAGCAAGGTGGAGCAGCTGCTGGTGGAGCCCATCAGCCAGGCCGCCGCCAACCAGCGCGCGGGCCGCTGCGGGCGCGTGGCCAACGGCATCTGCATCCGCCTGTACGACGAGGCAGACTTCAACAGCCGCCCGCGCTTTACCGACCCCGAAATCCTGCGCAGCTCGCTGGCGGGCGTCATCCTGCGCATGAAGTCGCTGCACCTGGGCGATGTAGTGCAGTTCCCGTTCATCGAGGCGCCTTCGGGCCGGGCGATTGCCGACGGCTACCAGCTGCTGTCCGAACTGGGCGCGGTGGACGATGCGAACGAACTCACCCCCATGGGTGTGGAGCTTTCGCGCCTGCCGCTCGACCCGCGCGTGGGCCGCATGATCATCGAGGCGCGCGACCGCAAGGCGCTGGACGAGGTGCTCATCATTGCCAGTGCCCTGAGCGTGCAGGACGTGCGCGACCGCCCCATGGAGGCACAACAGCAGGCCGACCAGGCCCATGCCAAGTTTGACGACGACAAGAGCGAATTCAGCGGGTATCTGAAGCTGTGGAAGTGGATCAACGAGGCGCGGGGCGGGGCGCCCAGCCTGCCGTCGGCCCGCGCGCAGCGCGCCATGGCGGCGCAAAAGGCGCCCTCGCAGGCCTACCTGCCGGTGGCGCAGCGCAGCGGCGGTGCAAGCCCCGGGGTGGTGTCGGCGGCGCCTGCCGCTGCACCGGCCCCCACCCACAAACTCAGCAACCGCCAGTACGAGCAGCTGCTGCGCCAGAACTTCATCAGTATCCGCCGCCTGCGCGAGTGGCGTGACATCCACACCCAGCTGCTCACGGTGGTCACCGAGCACAAGTGGCAAATCAACACGCAACCTGCCAGCTACGAGCAGCTGCACCTGTCCATGCTGGCCGGGCTGCTGGGCAACGTGGGCTGCAAAAGCGACGAGGAAGACTGGTACCTGGGCGCGCGCGGCATCAAGTTCTACAAGCACCCGGGCGCGCACCTGAACAAGAAGCCCGGCCGCTGGATCATCGCGTCGGAACTGGTCGAGACCACGCGCCTGTTTGGCCGGGGCATCGCCGCCATCGAGCCGCAGTGGCTGGAGCAGATTGGCGGGCATCTGCTCAAGAAGCAGCTGCTGGACCCGCACTGGGAGAAGAAGTCTGCCGAGGTGGTGGCGCTGGAGCGCGCCACGCTCTACGGCATCGTGGTCTACAACAACCGCCGCGTGAACTTTGGCAAGGTAGACCCGCACGCTGCGCGCGAGGTGTTCATCCGCGAAGCCCTGGTGGGCGGCAACTGGGAAACGCGCCTGCCCTTCCTGGCCGCCAACCAGAAGATGATCGCGAAGGTGGAAGAGCTGGAGCACAAGTCCCGCCGGCAGGACGTGCTGGTTGACGACGAGCTCATCTACGCTTTTTATGACCAGCAACTGCCGCCCGAGGTGTGCAGCGGCCACAGCTTTGAGGCCTGGTACCGGGACGAATCCAAGAAGCAACCCGACCTGCTCAGGCTCACCCGCGAAGAGCTGATGCGCCACGAGGCGGCAGGCATCACCACCAACGCTTTCCCGCGCACGGTGCGGCTGGGCGGGGTGGACTGTGCCGCCAGCTACCTGCACGAACCCGGCGATGCGCGCGACGGCATCACCGTGACCATCCCGCTCTTCGTGCTCAACCAGGTGAGCGACGAGCGCTGCGAATGGCTGGTGCCCGGCATGCTCAAGGACAAGATCCAGGCGCTGCTCAAAAGCCTGCCCCAGCGCCCGCGCAGCCGCTTTGTGCCACTGCCCGAGTCCGCCACCCGCCTGGCCGCGTTGCTGGGCACGCCCGAACGCTTTGGCACAGGCAGCCTCACCGATGTGCTTTTGAAGCAGGTGCGCGACGAAACCTCGCTCGATGTGAAGCGCGCCGACTTCAAGCTCGACATGCTCAGCCCCCACCTGTTCATGAACTTCCGCGTGGTGGATGAGCACGGCCGCCAGCTCGGCCATGGCCGCAACCTGGGCGCCCTGAAGGCCGAGTGGGGCGCCAAGGCACGGGGCGCGTTCCAGGCGCTGGCGGGCCTCAAGCTCGGCGGTTCGGCGGCTGAGGCTGAAAAAAATGAGTCAAAAGTGCCTCCATCGCAGGATGGTAAAGCGATAGTAGCTATCAAATCAGGAGTGAAAGGCGCCGCCCCCTCTGCCGCGAAACCGGCGAGCGCCAGCCCATCGGCCCCCGCAGGCCAGCGCTACACCGCCTGGACGTTTGGCGAGCTGCCAGAACTCATGGAGATCAAGAAGGCCGGCCAGACGCTGATCGGCTTTCCGGCGCTGATCGACGGCGGCGACGCCGTGACCATCGAAGTGTTTGACGAGCCCGAGGTGGCCGCCGCCAAGCACCGCGCCGGCCTGCGCCGCCTGTTTGCGCTGCAGATCAAGGACGCGCTCAAGTACCTGGAAAAAAACATCCCCGACCTGCAGAAGATGGCCGTGGCCTACATGCAGGTGGGCCGCAACGCCGACGGCACCGGCGGCGGCACGCAGGAAGAGCTGCGCAACCAGATCATCGACGTGGCGCTGGACCGCGCCTTTTTGCTCGACCCGCTCCCCACCGACGAGTTCGCCTTCAAGCGCCGCATGGAAGAGGGCCGGGGCCGCCTCACGCTGATCGCCAACGAAGTGGCGCGCCTGGCGAGCACCATCCTGGTCGAGTACGCCGCCGCTGCCCGCAAGATCAAGGACACCAAGAACGCCCCCGAGGCCACGGCAGACGCGCAGCAGCAGCTGCAGCGCCTCATGCCCAAGAACTTCATCGCCGTGGCCCCGTGGGCGCAGCTGGCGCACTACGCCCGCTACCTCAAGGCCATCACCCTGCGCCTCGATAAAGTCCGAGCCGACCCCGCCCGCGACGCCGCCAAACTGGCCGAGCTGCGCCCGCAAGAGCAACGCTACTGGCGCCTGGTGGCCGAGCGCAAGGGTGTGGTTGATGGGCGCATGCAGGAGCTGCGCTGGCTGCTGGAAGAACTGCGCGTGAGCTTCTTCGCGCAAGAGCTGCGCACGCCGCAGCCGGTGAGTGTGAAGCGGCTCGATAAGCTGTGGGCGCAGGTCAACAGCTGA
- a CDS encoding 2OG-Fe dioxygenase family protein has translation MAQLSFAPPFTTPADVAEQLRTTGFAVLAPADVARWMGSDLPALMALNSDWSSLPPDEFLKDGGRYRKRRHACFVVEAGQVQQVPHRPHWQPVEYNALHGGMERWFAPMEPATVAQPVWQRLMAALAGVSDAVFAGAQAPVPWFVEAHQFRIDTTDGIGRPTPEGAHRDGVDLVAVFLVGRHGVKGGETRVFEASGPAGQRFTLTEPWSLLLLDDARMIHETTPIQPVAPGGHRDTLVVTCRRGSFQGADVVGQVAAVAAA, from the coding sequence ATGGCCCAACTCAGTTTTGCTCCCCCGTTCACCACCCCGGCCGATGTGGCCGAACAGCTGCGCACCACCGGCTTTGCGGTGCTGGCACCGGCCGACGTGGCCCGCTGGATGGGCAGCGATCTGCCCGCGCTGATGGCGCTGAACAGCGACTGGAGCAGCCTCCCCCCCGATGAATTCCTCAAGGACGGCGGGCGCTACCGCAAGCGCCGCCATGCCTGCTTTGTGGTCGAGGCTGGCCAGGTGCAACAGGTACCGCACCGGCCCCACTGGCAGCCGGTGGAATACAACGCGCTGCACGGCGGCATGGAGCGCTGGTTTGCGCCCATGGAGCCCGCCACCGTGGCCCAGCCCGTGTGGCAGCGCCTGATGGCAGCGCTTGCTGGCGTGTCGGATGCCGTGTTTGCCGGCGCGCAGGCACCGGTGCCGTGGTTTGTGGAGGCGCACCAGTTCCGCATCGACACCACCGACGGCATTGGCCGCCCCACGCCTGAAGGCGCGCACCGCGATGGCGTGGACCTGGTGGCCGTGTTCCTGGTGGGGCGCCACGGCGTGAAGGGCGGCGAAACGCGTGTGTTCGAGGCCAGCGGCCCGGCGGGGCAGCGCTTTACGCTCACCGAGCCCTGGTCGCTGCTGCTGCTGGACGACGCCCGCATGATCCACGAGACCACCCCCATCCAGCCGGTGGCCCCCGGCGGGCACCGCGACACGCTGGTGGTGACCTGCCGGCGCGGCAGCTTTCAGGGCGCCGATGTGGTGGGGCAGGTGGCTGCCGTGGCTGCGGCCTGA
- a CDS encoding PilZ domain-containing protein, with amino-acid sequence MPHERRHFVRVGFDAPALLTTARGAFSVHVVDVSLKGALLTAPAVAELATGMPCQLTIPLAETGTHIAMSAEVAHLQDGHTGLLCRSIDLDSVTHLRRLIELQLGDPALLERDLAELTQAPA; translated from the coding sequence ATGCCGCATGAGCGCCGCCACTTCGTCCGCGTCGGTTTCGACGCCCCTGCCCTGCTCACGACAGCGCGCGGTGCGTTCAGCGTTCATGTGGTGGATGTGTCGCTCAAGGGCGCGTTGCTCACGGCGCCTGCCGTTGCCGAACTGGCCACCGGCATGCCCTGCCAGCTGACCATACCGCTGGCTGAAACGGGCACGCACATCGCCATGTCGGCCGAGGTGGCACACCTGCAGGACGGCCACACCGGCCTGCTGTGCCGCAGCATTGACCTGGACAGCGTCACCCACCTGCGTCGCCTGATCGAGCTGCAGCTGGGCGACCCGGCCTTGCTCGAGCGCGACCTGGCCGAACTGACCCAGGCGCCGGCCTGA
- a CDS encoding long-chain fatty acid--CoA ligase translates to MRPHHKFWPHRIPHAITLPATSLWDNLAISARRYPDKPALVFFGAVTTYRELAEGAERLAAQLHALGVRKGDRVALFMQNCPQLVMAHFAILRANAVVVPVNPMNRAEELKHYITDPDTRVAITTGDLAPELAKASNALPAEQRLAHLVVTQFTDAFDPAAAGADAPPEAWREWLGTRHALPALDGGQAHAWTDCMACTAAAPALDVGPGDLALLPYTSGTTGLPKGCMHLHKSIMHNAVAGALWGNGSADNVVLAVVPMFHITGMVSVMHSAIYSGSALVIMPRWDRDLAGRLISRWRVTSWTNIPTMIIDLLGSPHFASYDLSSLSYIGGGGAAMPQAVAQRLQEQYGLRYAEGYGLTETAAPSHSNPPDHPKQQCLGIPFMSTDARVIDPDTLQEVPVGEQGEIIIHGPEVFDGYWKRPDATAAAFIEFEGKRFFRSGDLGRMDEDGYFFLTDRLKRMINASGFKVWPAEVEALMFRHPAIQEACVISATDSYRGETVKAVVVLRATHQDTTEQQIIDWCRENMAVYKAPRVVQFVTALPKSGSGKVMWRALQEAEKA, encoded by the coding sequence ATGCGCCCTCACCACAAGTTCTGGCCCCACCGCATCCCGCACGCCATCACGCTTCCTGCGACTTCGCTGTGGGACAACCTGGCCATCAGCGCGCGCCGCTACCCCGACAAGCCCGCGCTGGTGTTCTTCGGGGCCGTCACCACCTACCGCGAACTGGCGGAAGGCGCCGAGCGCCTGGCCGCCCAGCTGCATGCGCTGGGCGTACGCAAAGGCGACCGCGTGGCGCTGTTCATGCAGAACTGCCCGCAGCTGGTGATGGCGCACTTTGCCATCCTGCGGGCCAATGCCGTGGTGGTGCCGGTGAACCCCATGAACCGGGCCGAGGAGCTCAAGCACTACATCACCGATCCCGACACCCGCGTAGCCATCACCACGGGCGATCTGGCGCCCGAGCTGGCCAAGGCCAGCAATGCGCTGCCCGCAGAGCAGCGGCTGGCGCACCTGGTGGTCACGCAGTTCACCGACGCCTTTGATCCCGCCGCTGCAGGCGCCGATGCGCCGCCCGAAGCCTGGCGCGAGTGGCTGGGCACCCGCCATGCATTGCCTGCCCTGGACGGCGGCCAGGCCCATGCGTGGACCGACTGCATGGCCTGCACGGCCGCTGCACCCGCGCTGGACGTGGGCCCTGGCGATCTGGCCCTGCTGCCCTACACCAGCGGCACCACCGGCCTGCCCAAGGGCTGCATGCACCTGCACAAAAGCATCATGCACAACGCGGTGGCTGGGGCGCTGTGGGGCAACGGTTCGGCCGACAACGTGGTGCTGGCCGTGGTGCCCATGTTCCACATCACCGGCATGGTGAGCGTGATGCATTCGGCCATCTATTCAGGCTCGGCGCTGGTCATCATGCCGCGGTGGGACCGTGACCTGGCCGGCCGACTGATATCGCGCTGGCGCGTGACGAGCTGGACCAACATCCCCACGATGATCATCGACCTGCTGGGCAGCCCCCACTTTGCCAGCTACGACCTCTCCAGCCTGAGCTACATCGGTGGCGGCGGCGCCGCCATGCCGCAGGCGGTGGCCCAGCGCCTGCAAGAGCAATACGGCCTGCGGTATGCCGAAGGGTATGGCCTGACCGAGACCGCGGCGCCCTCGCACTCGAACCCGCCGGACCACCCCAAGCAGCAGTGCCTGGGCATTCCATTCATGAGCACCGATGCCCGCGTGATCGACCCCGACACGCTGCAGGAGGTGCCCGTGGGCGAGCAGGGCGAAATCATCATCCACGGCCCCGAGGTGTTTGACGGCTACTGGAAGCGGCCCGATGCCACGGCAGCGGCTTTCATCGAGTTCGAAGGCAAGCGCTTTTTCCGCTCGGGCGACCTGGGCCGCATGGACGAGGACGGCTACTTCTTCCTCACCGACCGCCTCAAGCGCATGATCAATGCCAGCGGCTTCAAGGTGTGGCCAGCCGAGGTGGAGGCCCTCATGTTCCGCCACCCGGCGATTCAGGAAGCGTGCGTGATCTCGGCCACCGACAGCTATCGTGGCGAGACCGTGAAGGCCGTGGTGGTGCTGCGGGCCACGCACCAGGACACCACCGAGCAGCAGATCATCGACTGGTGCCGCGAAAACATGGCGGTGTACAAGGCGCCGCGCGTGGTGCAGTTTGTGACGGCCCTGCCCAAGAGCGGCAGCGGCAAGGTGATGTGGCGCGCGCTGCAGGAGGCCGAGAAGGCCTGA
- the argA gene encoding amino-acid N-acetyltransferase — translation MSAVFNFTFVPWFRSVAPYIHKFRNQTFVIGLTGEGIAAGKLHNIAQDLALIQAMGVRIVLVHGFRPQVNEQLAAKGHEARYSHGIRITDSVALDCAQEAAGQLRYEIEAAFSQGLPNTPMAGATVRVISGNFLTARPVGIVDGVDFQHSGLVRKVDVAGIQRTLDMGALVLLSPFGFSPTGEAFNLAMEEVATSVAIELRADKLIFLTEVPGIRMQPGEPESEDNPIDTELPLAAAQALLATLPTAQTPTDTGFYLQHCVKACKAGVERSHILPFAVDGSLLLEVYVHDGIGTMVIDEKLEELREATIDDVGGILQLIEPFEKDGTLVKRDRTEIERDISAYTIIEHDGVIFGCAALYPYPEARTAEMAAVTVSPQSQGTGDGEKLLKRIEQRARLQGLDSIFVLTTRTMHWFIKRGFQPVDPDWLPDARKRKYNWDRRSQVLVKKL, via the coding sequence ATGTCCGCCGTTTTCAACTTCACCTTTGTGCCCTGGTTCCGCTCGGTGGCGCCCTACATCCACAAGTTTCGCAACCAGACGTTTGTGATCGGGCTCACGGGTGAAGGCATTGCGGCGGGCAAGCTGCACAACATTGCGCAGGATCTGGCCCTGATCCAGGCGATGGGGGTGCGCATCGTGCTGGTGCACGGGTTTCGCCCGCAGGTGAATGAGCAGCTGGCCGCCAAGGGCCATGAGGCCAGGTATTCGCACGGTATCCGCATCACCGACTCGGTGGCGCTCGACTGCGCGCAGGAGGCTGCCGGCCAGCTGCGTTACGAGATCGAGGCCGCCTTCAGCCAGGGCCTGCCCAACACGCCCATGGCGGGCGCCACGGTGCGGGTGATCTCGGGCAACTTTCTCACGGCGCGGCCGGTGGGCATTGTGGATGGGGTGGACTTCCAGCACTCGGGCCTGGTGCGCAAGGTGGATGTGGCGGGCATCCAGCGCACGCTGGACATGGGCGCGCTGGTGCTGCTGTCACCTTTTGGCTTCTCGCCCACGGGCGAGGCCTTCAACCTGGCCATGGAAGAAGTGGCCACCAGCGTGGCGATAGAGCTGCGCGCCGACAAGCTGATCTTTCTGACCGAGGTGCCCGGCATCCGCATGCAGCCTGGCGAGCCCGAAAGCGAAGACAACCCCATCGACACCGAACTGCCGCTGGCCGCCGCCCAGGCCCTGCTGGCCACGCTGCCCACGGCGCAAACGCCCACCGACACCGGCTTTTATTTGCAGCACTGCGTGAAGGCCTGCAAGGCCGGCGTGGAGCGCAGCCACATCCTGCCGTTTGCGGTGGATGGATCGCTGCTGCTGGAGGTGTATGTGCACGACGGCATCGGCACCATGGTGATTGACGAAAAGCTCGAAGAGCTGCGCGAGGCCACCATCGACGACGTGGGCGGCATCCTGCAGCTGATCGAGCCGTTTGAAAAAGACGGCACGCTGGTCAAGCGCGACCGCACCGAGATCGAGCGCGACATTTCGGCCTACACCATCATCGAACACGACGGCGTAATCTTTGGCTGCGCCGCCCTCTACCCCTACCCCGAGGCCCGCACCGCCGAGATGGCGGCCGTGACGGTGTCGCCGCAAAGCCAGGGCACGGGCGATGGCGAGAAGCTGCTCAAGCGCATCGAGCAGCGCGCCCGGCTGCAGGGGCTGGACAGCATCTTTGTACTGACCACGCGCACCATGCACTGGTTCATCAAGCGCGGCTTTCAGCCGGTGGACCCGGACTGGCTGCCCGACGCCCGCAAGCGCAAGTACAACTGGGACCGGCGCAGCCAGGTGCTGGTCAAGAAGCTCTGA
- a CDS encoding universal stress protein, with protein sequence MFKHILVPVDGSDTSLLAVSKAAGLAKAFGSAVTALYVVDPYPFTGVGADFAYGQAQYINAAKAEANAALEAVRKAMGDAGVPVTTVVGEGHAVHEGIVRALDGTDIDLVVMGSHGRRGLEKLMLGSVAQKVLGVVRVPVMVVRG encoded by the coding sequence ATGTTCAAGCACATTCTGGTTCCTGTCGACGGTTCTGACACATCACTGCTGGCCGTGTCCAAGGCCGCCGGGCTGGCCAAGGCATTTGGCAGCGCCGTGACGGCGCTGTATGTCGTCGATCCGTATCCCTTCACCGGCGTGGGTGCCGACTTTGCATACGGTCAGGCGCAGTACATCAACGCAGCCAAGGCCGAAGCCAACGCTGCGCTCGAGGCCGTGCGCAAGGCCATGGGCGATGCGGGCGTGCCCGTGACCACCGTGGTGGGCGAGGGCCACGCCGTGCACGAAGGCATCGTGCGCGCGCTGGACGGCACCGATATCGACCTGGTCGTGATGGGCTCGCACGGCCGCCGCGGGCTGGAAAAGCTGATGCTGGGCAGCGTGGCGCAGAAGGTGCTGGGCGTGGTGCGCGTGCCGGTGATGGTGGTGCGCGGCTAA